The window ATCAGAGCAATTATTGGCCTGAACCATGCGCGCCCAAGTTCTAGGGCCAACCACTCCATCTTGAGTGAGGCCAGTCTTTTGTTGGAATAATTTTACATTATCGGCAGTTTTTTGACCATAGATACCATCTACATCTATGGTATAGCCTAACTGTTTAAGTTTTAGTTGAATCATCGAGACACAGAAGTTTTGATTACCAATACCATTGTTCATATTAGCGCAGTCTGGTGTGTTAGGAGCGGGGGCTGGAGGGGCAGGAGCGGGGGCTGGAGTACTGAGGCTGGCATTGGGTTGG is drawn from bacterium and contains these coding sequences:
- a CDS encoding peptidoglycan-binding protein, with the translated sequence MNNGIGNQNFCVSMIQLKLKQLGYTIDVDGIYGQKTADNVKLFQQKTGLTQDGVVGPRTWARMVQANNCSDPAAKQGCTL